Proteins from a single region of Candidatus Goldiibacteriota bacterium:
- the pyk gene encoding pyruvate kinase, producing the protein MKKTKIVATLGPATAGGSKILQLARNGVNVFRLNFSHGDYRFFEGILAAIKKIRLSGLPVAVMQDLQGPKIRVGKIPAPITLKKNEKVIISCAGRFNAGADIKIIPIDVPILFKYVKKGSEILINDGMVQLKVISADTAKKEILCCVTAGGDVAGRKGVNLPGIILPISSMSKKDRQDLEFGLKNNIDIVCLSFVRRAADLVEMKKLIKKLNPKNTPLIIAKIEKPEAVKDIKAILAEADGIMVARGDLAVEAGYANIPEYQKRLIKAANNEGKIVIVATQMLESMINNPYPGRAEITDVYNAVVDGADAVMLSGETSMGRYPEKSVTVMSDILQKAEADMEKSGNMPVFIETDHDCENVISYGAAISGMVLKNSVIAVCACSLNDIRYISDYRPKNMIAAVTHDKNLFYKLALYHGVVPVYVKNNTPEKAAEAVKKCFPEAKHIVFVDFHGTGGEKGRLSVFKVNKKG; encoded by the coding sequence GGTTCAAAGATACTTCAGCTGGCAAGAAACGGCGTAAACGTATTCAGGTTAAATTTTTCACACGGCGACTACCGCTTCTTTGAGGGCATATTAGCGGCCATTAAAAAAATCCGTTTGTCCGGCCTTCCTGTGGCTGTTATGCAGGATCTGCAGGGGCCCAAAATAAGGGTGGGAAAAATACCCGCGCCTATAACCCTTAAAAAAAATGAAAAAGTAATTATTTCCTGCGCCGGCAGATTTAACGCGGGCGCCGATATTAAAATTATTCCCATAGATGTCCCGATATTATTTAAATATGTAAAAAAAGGCAGTGAAATACTTATAAACGACGGAATGGTGCAGCTTAAAGTTATTTCCGCCGATACCGCAAAAAAAGAAATTCTGTGCTGCGTAACGGCGGGCGGCGATGTGGCGGGAAGAAAAGGCGTAAACCTTCCGGGGATAATACTTCCCATAAGTTCAATGAGTAAAAAAGACAGGCAGGACCTTGAATTTGGGCTTAAAAATAATATTGATATAGTGTGCCTGTCATTTGTAAGGCGCGCGGCAGACCTTGTGGAAATGAAAAAATTAATTAAAAAATTAAATCCAAAAAACACACCGCTTATCATAGCCAAAATAGAAAAACCGGAAGCGGTTAAGGATATAAAAGCGATACTTGCGGAAGCGGACGGCATAATGGTGGCGCGCGGCGACCTTGCCGTGGAAGCCGGTTATGCCAATATTCCCGAGTATCAGAAAAGGCTTATAAAAGCGGCCAACAACGAGGGCAAAATAGTTATAGTGGCCACGCAGATGCTTGAAAGCATGATAAACAACCCTTATCCCGGCCGGGCGGAAATAACAGACGTTTATAACGCGGTTGTGGACGGCGCGGATGCTGTTATGCTTTCCGGGGAAACATCAATGGGAAGGTATCCGGAAAAAAGCGTGACGGTAATGTCGGATATTTTACAAAAAGCGGAAGCGGATATGGAAAAATCCGGCAATATGCCGGTCTTTATAGAAACCGACCATGACTGTGAAAATGTAATTTCCTACGGAGCCGCTATAAGCGGCATGGTTTTAAAGAACAGCGTGATAGCGGTCTGCGCCTGCAGCCTGAATGATATAAGGTATATATCCGATTACAGGCCCAAAAATATGATTGCGGCGGTTACTCATGATAAAAATTTATTTTATAAACTGGCTCTTTATCACGGAGTGGTGCCGGTGTATGTAAAAAACAACACCCCCGAAAAAGCCGCGGAAGCCGTTAAGAAATGTTTTCCAGAAGCAAAGCATATTGTATTTGTGGATTTTCACGGTACAGGCGGGGAAAAAGGCAGGCTTTCTGTTTTTAAGGTAAACAAAAAAGGCTGA
- a CDS encoding FecR domain-containing protein — MKKTAVLIFIGIFLVSTLLAAGKTAPVVSKKKTPVPSAAQESLFPDNAAAYVNDVEGECQVKRKGESYAETIKDIFIPLYEGDTVYTEIQSKLEIIFDDATIIKLDPNSKLTIKILKRGKTNKTILDLIKGSLLSVVKKLTQEEEFSVKTKMAMAAVKGTEFAVAAGDDDKVAVFEGNVLVTGYDMQGNELHSIILDKDKETVITKKLRKPEKAKKLSRNFVKRYGEIKDIRGKIEHVRQLRRDGKIKKYRIERRLERIDNLKMMKSSRSLRGKMSADQKEYIKRMEELEPFYRAQLDEIERDERKTKKRIKKIIDNKKASSAADEE; from the coding sequence ATGAAAAAAACAGCCGTATTGATTTTTATTGGTATATTCCTGGTATCAACACTTTTAGCCGCCGGTAAAACCGCACCTGTTGTTTCAAAGAAAAAAACTCCTGTACCTTCAGCCGCGCAGGAATCGCTTTTTCCGGATAACGCAGCCGCGTACGTCAATGACGTGGAAGGCGAATGTCAGGTTAAAAGAAAGGGCGAAAGTTACGCGGAAACAATAAAAGACATTTTTATCCCGCTTTATGAAGGGGACACCGTATACACGGAAATACAGTCAAAACTGGAAATTATATTTGATGACGCCACAATCATAAAACTTGACCCAAACAGCAAACTGACAATTAAAATTTTAAAGAGGGGAAAAACAAATAAAACAATACTTGACCTTATAAAAGGAAGCCTGTTATCGGTTGTAAAAAAACTGACACAGGAAGAGGAATTTTCGGTAAAGACCAAAATGGCAATGGCCGCCGTAAAAGGCACCGAATTCGCGGTAGCGGCGGGCGATGATGATAAAGTGGCGGTTTTTGAAGGTAATGTGCTTGTTACAGGATATGATATGCAGGGTAATGAACTGCACAGCATAATACTTGATAAAGATAAAGAAACGGTTATAACAAAGAAATTACGCAAGCCCGAGAAAGCAAAAAAATTAAGCCGTAATTTTGTAAAAAGATACGGTGAAATAAAGGATATACGCGGTAAAATAGAGCATGTAAGGCAGCTGCGCAGGGACGGCAAAATAAAAAAATACAGGATTGAACGCAGGCTGGAAAGAATAGATAATTTAAAAATGATGAAATCAAGCCGTTCGCTCAGGGGAAAAATGAGCGCCGACCAGAAAGAATACATCAAACGCATGGAAGAACTTGAACCTTTCTACAGGGCCCAGCTTGATGAAATAGAAAGGGATGAAAGAAAGACAAAAAAGAGAATAAAGAAAATAATTGATAATAAAAAAGCATCAAGCGCAGCGGATGAAGAGTAA